A stretch of Leptidea sinapis chromosome 36, ilLepSina1.1, whole genome shotgun sequence DNA encodes these proteins:
- the LOC126975553 gene encoding putative odorant receptor 85d, translated as MSEDIAGIPSFDEIFQQIKINFTIIGIPFDGKVKIRFYLLILWLSIVISQELLFFVSKFSAENFLELTNLAPCTCIGLLSILKIIFIGIKRKNIFELTKSLQVLYEHIINGDSNTIRVKSQFVFLKYLIKYFFILNALLITVYNFSSPIIMLIHYMTKNRVHYLFPYAIVVPFTIDSWYKWLLMYLHSIICGFICALYFTTIDALYFILTTHVCCQFIILCEEIRTLTPETTNSLQEIIKKHQFILKLSQDLNEIFTAPNLFNVLVGSVEICALGFILTIGSWTQIPGALLFLSSVLLQILMISIFGENLIQESRNIGSLAFSCKWYDMDQKSKKTILLLMLRANKAQTLTAYKFSIISYESFTKIISTSWSYFTILRTIYKSSDAEPN; from the exons ATGTCAGAAGACATCGCCGGCATACCAAGCTTCGAtgaaatatttcaacaaatcaaaatcaacTTTACCATCATAGGTATTCCTTTCGATGGAAAAGTTAAAATACGGTTTTACTTGTTAATATTGTGGCTCTCAATTGTAATATCTCAAGAACTCCTTTTCTTTGTATCAAAATTTTCAGCAGAGAACTTTCTAGAACTTACAAATCTTGCACCGTGTACTTGCATTGGATTATtgtctatattaaaaattatatttattggtaTTAAGAGGAAGAATATCTTCGAGTTAACTAAAAGCCTTCAAGTTCTATACGAACATATTATTAACGGAGATAGTAACACGATACGCGTTAAATCCCAGTTTGTATTtcttaaatacttaataaagtaTTTCTTTATTTTGAACGCTTTACTTATTactgtttataatttttcatcGCCTATTATAATGCTCATTCATTACATGACGAAAAATAGAGTGcattatttatttccttatgCGATAGTGGTGCCGTTTACAATTGACTCATGGTACAAGTGGTTGCTGATGTACTTACACTCCATAATTTGTG GATTTATTTGTGCTTTATATTTTACCACTATTGACGCTTTgtatttcattctaacaacacaTGTATGTtgtcaatttataattttgtgtgaggAAATTAGGACCTTAACACCAGAAACAACGAATTCATTGCAAGAAATTATCAAAAAACACCAATTTATATTGAA aCTCTCGCAAGACTTGAATGAAATCTTCACAGCTCCCAATTTGTTTAATGTTTTAGTTGGATCGGTGGAAATATGTGCTCTAGGCTTCATATTAACG aTTGGAAGTTGGACACAAATACCCGGAGCATTATTGTTTCTGTCATCAGTTTTACTGCAAATCTTAATGATAAGTATTTTTGGGGAGAACTTAATACAAGAG AGCAGAAATATTGGCAGTTTAGCGTTCTCATGCAAATGGTACGATATGGATCAGAAATCGAAGAAGACCATATTGCTATTAATGCTAag GGCGAATAAGGCACAGACGCTGACCGCATATAAGTTTTCGATAATTTCATACGAAAGTTTTACAAag